A part of Nesterenkonia lutea genomic DNA contains:
- the dnaG gene encoding DNA primase, producing the protein MAGLIKREDIDAVRERADLREVVEQYVTLKGAGIGSWKGLCPFHDERSPSFHIRPQVGTFHCFGCGESGDVIAFLMGMEHTSFQETVEKLAGRLGIELRYEDGGKGPDKAEIGRRQRLLDAHKIADEFFQQALQSPEAQIAREMLTGRGFTREHAAQFSVGYAPKGWDNLLKHLRAKGFSEEELTETGMFSSGGRGIYDRFRGRLMWPIRDMTGNTVGFGGRHLYAEDKGPKYLNSPETAIYKKSQVLYGIEHAKRHVAKQRQLVVVEGYTDVMACHVAGVETAVATCGTAFGEGHIRIARRLISDEGGAGEVIFTFDGDAAGQQAALKAFKEDHMFLAKTFIAVGPEGMDPCDIRQHRGDEAVKELVASKTPLFEFAIRAKLREFDLNTIEGRVGALRATAPIVGGIKDPALRPAYTRELAGWLGAEMDDVARAVTYAQKHQPSPQQEADRSSSANQGNGQNSRSPQRMDPAGEQRGGRGFVRPDTRDPAVLMERQALEVILQHPTHLTAEQWEEIFTVRFTAPAHQAIHDGVRIAAASASDPRNWVSAVRDEVPEPIKSFVSELAVTSLPTNSDEHLEKYCQSILNRLVELKITHQKANLLGSLQRMDPAQNPEEHQALNRELMELEQRRRALREAEWA; encoded by the coding sequence ATGGCTGGACTGATCAAACGCGAAGATATCGACGCCGTGCGCGAGCGTGCGGACCTTCGCGAGGTCGTCGAGCAGTACGTCACGCTCAAGGGCGCCGGCATCGGCTCCTGGAAGGGCCTGTGCCCCTTCCATGACGAGCGTTCACCCAGCTTCCACATCCGCCCCCAGGTCGGGACGTTCCACTGCTTCGGCTGCGGGGAATCCGGCGACGTCATCGCCTTCCTCATGGGCATGGAGCACACCAGCTTCCAGGAGACCGTGGAGAAGCTCGCCGGGCGGCTGGGAATCGAGCTGCGCTACGAGGACGGCGGCAAGGGCCCGGACAAGGCCGAGATCGGCCGCCGGCAGCGGCTGCTGGACGCGCACAAGATCGCCGATGAGTTCTTCCAGCAGGCGCTGCAGAGCCCCGAGGCGCAGATCGCCCGCGAGATGCTCACCGGCCGCGGCTTCACCCGCGAACACGCCGCCCAGTTCTCGGTGGGCTACGCACCCAAGGGCTGGGACAACCTGCTCAAGCACCTGCGCGCCAAGGGCTTCTCCGAGGAGGAGCTCACCGAGACCGGGATGTTCTCCTCCGGGGGCCGCGGGATCTACGACCGCTTCCGCGGCCGGCTGATGTGGCCGATCCGCGACATGACCGGGAACACCGTGGGCTTCGGCGGGCGCCACCTCTATGCGGAGGACAAGGGGCCCAAGTACCTGAACTCTCCCGAGACGGCCATCTACAAGAAGTCTCAGGTGCTCTACGGGATCGAGCACGCCAAGCGTCATGTCGCCAAACAGCGCCAGCTGGTCGTCGTGGAGGGCTACACCGATGTCATGGCCTGTCACGTGGCCGGCGTGGAGACCGCGGTGGCCACCTGCGGGACCGCCTTCGGCGAGGGCCACATCCGGATCGCCCGGCGGCTGATCTCGGATGAGGGCGGCGCCGGTGAGGTCATCTTCACCTTCGACGGCGATGCGGCAGGTCAGCAGGCGGCGCTGAAGGCGTTCAAAGAGGACCACATGTTCCTGGCCAAGACCTTCATCGCCGTGGGCCCCGAGGGCATGGACCCCTGTGACATCCGCCAGCACCGCGGCGATGAGGCGGTCAAGGAGCTCGTCGCCTCCAAGACGCCGCTCTTCGAGTTCGCCATCCGGGCCAAGCTGCGCGAGTTCGACCTGAACACCATCGAGGGACGCGTCGGTGCTCTGCGCGCCACCGCCCCCATCGTCGGCGGCATCAAGGACCCCGCGCTGCGCCCGGCCTACACCCGCGAACTCGCCGGCTGGCTCGGAGCAGAGATGGACGACGTCGCCCGCGCCGTCACCTATGCGCAGAAGCACCAGCCCTCCCCGCAGCAGGAGGCGGACAGGTCTTCCTCGGCGAACCAGGGGAACGGTCAGAACTCCAGGTCTCCGCAGCGCATGGATCCGGCGGGGGAGCAGCGCGGCGGGCGCGGATTCGTCCGTCCCGACACCCGCGATCCTGCGGTGCTCATGGAGCGGCAGGCGCTGGAGGTCATCCTGCAGCACCCCACACATCTGACCGCCGAGCAGTGGGAGGAGATCTTCACCGTCCGCTTCACCGCTCCGGCGCATCAGGCGATCCACGACGGCGTGCGCATCGCCGCCGCCTCGGCCTCGGATCCGCGCAACTGGGTCAGCGCGGTGCGTGATGAGGTCCCGGAGCCGATCAAGTCCTTCGTCTCCGAGCTTGCGGTCACCTCGCTGCCCACCAACTCCGACGAACATCTGGAGAAGTACTGTCAGTCGATCCTCAATCGGCTGGTGGAGCTGAAGATCACCCACCAGAAGGCGAATCTGCTCGGCAGCCTCCAGCGCATGGACCCGGCCCAGAACCCGGAGGAGCACCAGGCGCTCAACCGCGAGCTGATGGAGCTTGAGCAGCGTCGTCGTGCGCTGCGCGAAGCCGAATGGGCCTGA
- a CDS encoding aminoacyl-tRNA deacylase, producing MTELSGRERVQADADARAVTLEFVQRGPASSLEEAAQNLGVAPREIVKTLVARAKVTQSATEHSYVVALIPGDKQVDWAKLRRLAGMKKMSMTAPEEAVQATGYHPGTITPFGARTAGGRQWPIYADESISGRIAMGAGEPDLNLFVDAEELFAAFDVVVGDIGK from the coding sequence ATGACTGAGCTTTCCGGACGTGAGCGCGTGCAGGCCGATGCCGATGCACGCGCGGTGACCCTTGAATTCGTGCAGCGGGGACCTGCCTCCTCCCTGGAGGAGGCCGCGCAGAACCTCGGGGTCGCGCCGCGGGAGATCGTGAAGACCCTGGTGGCCAGGGCGAAGGTCACCCAGTCTGCGACCGAGCACAGCTATGTGGTGGCGCTGATCCCCGGGGACAAGCAGGTGGACTGGGCGAAGCTGCGTCGGCTGGCGGGGATGAAGAAGATGTCCATGACCGCGCCCGAGGAGGCGGTTCAGGCCACGGGCTACCATCCCGGAACGATCACTCCGTTCGGCGCCCGCACCGCCGGCGGGCGGCAGTGGCCGATCTACGCGGACGAGTCCATCTCGGGGCGCATCGCCATGGGCGCCGGTGAACCGGACCTGAATCTCTTCGTGGACGCCGAGGAGCTGTTCGCGGCCTTTGACGTCGTCGTCGGCGATATCGGCAAGTAG
- a CDS encoding deoxyguanosinetriphosphate triphosphohydrolase, with product MSAQNVERVEGGYAALRPGYTEADEARWVPEHGKSVYRSSFERDRARLLHSSALRRLGAKTQVVSPDIDDFSRTRLTHSLEVAQVGRDLGRLLGCDPDVVDAACLSHDLGHPPFGHHGETVLNSLAAEHGGFEGNAQTLRLLTRLETKRFHPDGRSAGLNLTRASLDAAVKYPWQAHEAPALPGGGRSQKFGAYADDLEVFRWIREGVTGRRKSMEAQVMDAADDIAYSVHDIEDGVVNGRFQLKFLTDAVQRRRVVQTTRDWYLPETDPARIEAALGRLSSAESWVGESDGSRRALAALKNMTSELIGRFSHAIFTATRDAHGHRPLVRHEADLVVPLETLEEISLMKGIAATYIMASREQMPVYARQSEVIEALHGLLTETGDQFLEPPFQVDFHAAADESGRQRAIIDQIASLTDGAALEWYATLVHGRPVFNRLFA from the coding sequence ATGAGTGCGCAGAACGTGGAGCGAGTGGAGGGCGGATACGCGGCCCTGAGGCCTGGCTACACCGAGGCTGACGAGGCCCGCTGGGTGCCCGAGCATGGGAAGTCCGTGTACCGGTCCAGCTTTGAGCGGGACCGCGCCAGGCTGCTGCACTCCTCGGCGCTGCGCCGGCTCGGAGCCAAGACCCAGGTGGTCTCCCCGGACATCGACGACTTCTCCCGCACCCGGCTGACCCACTCGCTCGAGGTGGCCCAGGTGGGTCGGGACCTGGGCCGACTGCTGGGCTGTGACCCCGACGTCGTCGATGCCGCCTGCCTCTCCCACGATCTGGGGCACCCGCCCTTCGGCCACCATGGCGAGACGGTGCTCAACTCCCTGGCCGCCGAGCACGGCGGGTTCGAGGGCAATGCGCAGACGCTGCGTCTGCTCACCCGGCTGGAGACCAAGCGGTTCCACCCCGACGGCCGCTCGGCGGGGCTGAACCTGACCCGCGCCTCCCTGGACGCAGCGGTGAAGTACCCCTGGCAGGCCCACGAGGCCCCCGCCCTGCCGGGCGGCGGTCGCAGCCAGAAGTTCGGCGCCTATGCCGATGACCTCGAGGTGTTCCGCTGGATCCGTGAGGGCGTCACGGGCCGGCGCAAGTCCATGGAGGCCCAGGTGATGGATGCCGCCGATGACATCGCCTACTCCGTGCATGACATCGAGGACGGGGTGGTCAACGGACGGTTCCAGCTGAAGTTCCTCACCGACGCGGTGCAGCGCCGCCGCGTGGTCCAGACCACCCGCGACTGGTATCTGCCGGAGACCGATCCGGCACGGATCGAGGCCGCGCTGGGGCGGCTCTCCTCAGCCGAGTCCTGGGTGGGGGAGTCCGACGGCTCGCGAAGGGCGCTGGCGGCGCTGAAGAACATGACCAGCGAGCTGATCGGCAGGTTCTCCCACGCCATCTTCACGGCCACCCGGGACGCCCATGGGCACCGGCCGCTGGTCCGCCACGAGGCGGATCTGGTGGTGCCGCTGGAGACGCTGGAGGAGATCTCGCTGATGAAGGGCATCGCGGCGACCTACATCATGGCCTCCCGTGAGCAGATGCCGGTGTACGCGCGGCAGAGCGAGGTCATCGAGGCTCTGCACGGGCTGCTCACCGAGACCGGGGACCAGTTCCTGGAGCCGCCCTTCCAGGTCGACTTCCACGCGGCGGCGGACGAGTCCGGCCGGCAGCGCGCGATCATCGACCAGATCGCCTCGCTCACCGACGGCGCGGCGCTGGAGTGGTACGCCACGCTGGTCCACGGCCGTCCCGTGTTCAACCGCCTCTTCGCCTGA
- the dusB gene encoding tRNA dihydrouridine synthase DusB produces the protein METAEAQAPEKQALLPPLRLGPITVETPVVLAPMAGITNTAFRRLCREYGGGLFVNEMVTARALVERRPESLRIIRHEPDEVPRSVQLYSVDPVTTGHAVRMLVEEGRADHIDMNFGCPVPKVTRKGGGSALPWKTKLFESIVATAVREASRANIPVTVKMRKGIDEDHLTFVEAGRIARDSGVAAVALHGRTARQHYSGQADWSAIAALRESLPDIPVLGNGDIWSAEDAVAMVEQTGVDGVVVGRGCQGRPWLFGDLQAAFEGRAQRHRPDLPMVSATLLRHAQMLIPYFDGDERKAMQDIRKHVAWYFKGYAVGSHLRTQLVAVESLAQLTDLLGQLDQSLEYPGADAEGPRGRAGSPKKVHLPEDWLVSQELNEQQRQMIQAAEVDISGG, from the coding sequence ATGGAAACCGCCGAGGCGCAGGCACCCGAGAAGCAGGCGCTGCTGCCGCCGCTGCGGCTCGGGCCCATCACCGTGGAGACCCCTGTGGTGCTGGCCCCGATGGCCGGCATCACCAACACCGCCTTCCGGCGGCTCTGCCGCGAGTACGGCGGAGGACTCTTCGTCAACGAGATGGTCACCGCCCGCGCCCTGGTCGAGCGGCGTCCCGAGTCCCTGCGGATCATCCGTCACGAGCCCGATGAGGTGCCGCGCTCGGTCCAGCTGTACTCGGTGGACCCGGTCACCACCGGCCATGCCGTGCGCATGCTGGTGGAGGAGGGCCGCGCTGATCACATCGACATGAACTTCGGCTGCCCGGTGCCCAAGGTCACCCGCAAGGGGGGCGGCTCCGCGCTGCCCTGGAAGACGAAGCTCTTCGAGTCCATCGTCGCCACCGCCGTGCGCGAGGCGTCCAGGGCGAACATCCCGGTGACGGTGAAGATGCGCAAGGGCATCGACGAGGACCACCTGACCTTCGTCGAGGCCGGCAGGATCGCCCGTGACTCAGGCGTCGCAGCCGTGGCGCTGCATGGACGCACGGCGCGCCAGCACTACTCGGGCCAGGCCGACTGGTCCGCGATCGCGGCGCTGCGTGAATCGCTGCCCGACATCCCGGTCCTGGGCAACGGAGACATCTGGTCGGCTGAGGATGCCGTGGCGATGGTGGAGCAGACCGGGGTGGACGGCGTCGTCGTCGGCCGCGGCTGTCAGGGCCGCCCGTGGCTCTTCGGTGACCTGCAGGCGGCCTTCGAGGGCCGCGCGCAGCGCCACCGCCCGGACCTGCCGATGGTCTCAGCCACGCTCCTGCGCCACGCGCAGATGCTGATCCCGTATTTCGACGGCGACGAGCGCAAGGCCATGCAGGACATCCGCAAGCATGTGGCCTGGTACTTCAAGGGCTACGCCGTGGGCTCGCATCTGCGCACCCAGCTGGTGGCCGTGGAGTCACTGGCTCAGCTCACCGATCTGCTGGGCCAGCTGGACCAGAGCCTGGAATACCCCGGGGCCGACGCCGAGGGCCCGCGCGGACGCGCCGGATCGCCCAAGAAGGTCCACCTGCCGGAGGACTGGCTGGTGTCCCAGGAGCTCAACGAGCAGCAGCGCCAGATGATCCAGGCCGCAGAGGTCGACATCTCCGGCGGCTAA
- a CDS encoding GNAT family N-acetyltransferase, which produces MSTEHDAAARPADPARLTLDSGLTVRPWAEGDDLKLLQVWGDPENSMHHQDRSLLRPSSNDPWSRCIVAEAEGLPVAAATIFRSSLHPDRLSFYAEVAPEHRRRGVAAQMLQILEAEVPNCAVQSLKSRVAKRSAAQCFLKDNGFTKIQASRQVVIQPGAIKLPDLDSAGLDLEDLATGSVELTQLVADFYNAVHTWDPAEMTVGRAQQMLLAPETGASGAVVLRDTANGGDNSILAFAISYTPERTEDPADVLLGWNPELPEADAETSCRAMLSLLAAHFPVKVEVDDAMVPLKTVTDELIEAGLAEFDFEALIYARDAS; this is translated from the coding sequence ATGAGCACTGAGCACGACGCCGCAGCTCGCCCCGCCGATCCGGCCCGGCTCACCCTGGACTCCGGTCTCACGGTGCGTCCCTGGGCCGAAGGTGACGATCTGAAGCTGCTTCAGGTCTGGGGCGACCCGGAGAACTCGATGCATCACCAGGACCGCAGCCTGCTGCGGCCCTCATCCAACGACCCCTGGTCCCGGTGCATCGTCGCCGAGGCCGAAGGTCTGCCGGTCGCGGCGGCCACCATCTTCCGCTCCTCGCTGCACCCAGACCGGCTCTCCTTCTACGCGGAGGTCGCCCCCGAGCACCGCCGCCGCGGCGTGGCCGCACAGATGCTGCAGATCCTCGAGGCCGAGGTCCCCAACTGCGCCGTGCAGTCGCTGAAGTCCCGGGTGGCCAAGCGTTCCGCCGCCCAGTGCTTCCTCAAGGACAACGGGTTCACCAAGATCCAGGCCTCCCGCCAGGTGGTGATCCAGCCGGGCGCGATCAAGCTTCCGGACCTGGACAGCGCCGGGCTCGACCTGGAGGACCTCGCCACCGGATCGGTGGAGCTCACCCAGCTGGTGGCGGACTTCTACAACGCCGTGCACACCTGGGACCCCGCCGAGATGACGGTCGGGCGGGCCCAGCAGATGCTGCTGGCACCGGAGACCGGAGCCTCCGGCGCCGTGGTGCTGCGCGACACCGCCAATGGAGGGGACAACAGCATCCTCGCCTTCGCGATCAGCTACACCCCCGAGCGCACCGAGGACCCGGCCGACGTGCTGCTCGGCTGGAACCCGGAGCTCCCCGAGGCCGACGCCGAGACCTCCTGCCGCGCGATGCTCTCGCTGCTGGCCGCGCACTTCCCGGTCAAGGTGGAGGTCGACGACGCAATGGTGCCGCTGAAGACCGTCACCGACGAGCTCATCGAGGCGGGCCTCGCCGAGTTCGACTTCGAGGCGCTCATCTACGCCCGCGACGCGTCCTGA
- a CDS encoding glycine--tRNA ligase, translating to MAKETALDKVISLAKRRGFVFQSGEIYGGTRSAWDYGPLGTELKENIKAEWWQTFIRGRGDMVGLDSAIILPQAVWHASGHVKTFSDPLVESLHTHRRYRADHLIEAYEAKHGHPPENGLADIRDPETGQPGSWTEPQQFSGLMKTYLGPVDDEEGLHYMRPETAQGIFVNFNNVVTSARKKPPFGIGQIGKAFRNEITPGNFIFRTREFEQMEIEYFTHPDEADEWFQHWVDACYNWFINLGLNPENLRKFDVPEDDRAHYSAGTIDLEYRFDFAGSAWGELMGVANRTDYDLNSHTEASGAKLAYFDQASGTRYTPYVIEPSFGLTRAMMAFLVDSYTEDEAPNTKGGVDTRTVLKLHPKLAPVKAAVLPLSKKPELAGVSQDLAQQLRQHWNIDFDDSGAIGRRYRRQDEIGTPFCITVDFDTLEDQAVTIRDRDEMTQERVSLDKVQSYLAVKLLG from the coding sequence ATGGCCAAAGAGACCGCACTCGACAAAGTCATCTCCCTGGCGAAGCGTCGCGGCTTCGTGTTCCAGTCCGGAGAGATCTACGGCGGCACGCGGTCTGCCTGGGACTACGGGCCGCTGGGCACCGAGCTCAAGGAGAACATCAAGGCCGAGTGGTGGCAGACCTTCATCCGTGGACGCGGCGACATGGTCGGCCTCGACTCCGCGATCATCCTGCCGCAGGCGGTCTGGCACGCCTCCGGCCACGTGAAGACCTTCTCCGACCCGCTGGTGGAGTCGCTGCACACCCACCGCCGCTACCGCGCCGACCACCTCATCGAGGCCTACGAGGCCAAGCACGGCCACCCCCCGGAGAACGGCCTCGCCGACATCCGTGACCCCGAGACCGGCCAGCCGGGCAGCTGGACCGAGCCGCAGCAGTTCTCCGGGCTGATGAAGACCTACCTGGGCCCGGTGGACGACGAGGAGGGGCTGCACTATATGCGCCCCGAGACCGCCCAGGGCATCTTCGTGAACTTCAACAACGTGGTCACCTCCGCCCGGAAGAAGCCGCCCTTCGGAATCGGTCAGATCGGCAAGGCCTTCCGCAACGAGATCACCCCCGGCAACTTCATCTTCCGCACCCGTGAGTTCGAGCAGATGGAGATCGAGTACTTCACCCACCCGGATGAAGCCGACGAGTGGTTCCAGCACTGGGTGGACGCCTGCTACAACTGGTTCATCAACCTGGGTCTGAACCCGGAGAACCTGCGCAAGTTCGACGTGCCCGAAGACGACCGGGCGCACTACTCGGCCGGCACCATCGACCTGGAGTACCGCTTCGACTTCGCGGGCTCCGCCTGGGGCGAGCTCATGGGCGTGGCGAACCGCACCGACTACGACCTGAACTCCCACACCGAGGCCTCCGGGGCGAAGCTGGCGTACTTCGACCAGGCCAGCGGCACCCGGTACACCCCGTACGTGATCGAACCCTCCTTCGGCCTGACCCGCGCGATGATGGCTTTCCTTGTGGACTCCTACACCGAGGACGAGGCGCCGAACACCAAGGGCGGCGTGGACACCCGCACGGTGCTGAAGCTGCACCCGAAGCTGGCCCCGGTGAAGGCCGCCGTGCTGCCGCTGTCCAAGAAGCCCGAGCTCGCCGGGGTCTCCCAGGACCTGGCCCAGCAGCTGCGCCAGCACTGGAACATCGACTTCGACGACTCCGGAGCCATCGGCCGCCGCTATCGCCGCCAGGATGAGATCGGCACCCCCTTCTGCATCACCGTGGACTTCGACACCCTCGAGGACCAGGCCGTGACCATCCGCGACCGCGATGAGATGACCCAGGAGCGCGTCTCCCTGGACAAGGTGCAGTCCTACCTCGCGGTCAAGCTGCTCGGCTGA
- a CDS encoding DMT family transporter has translation MSSAEPAAAPRSPLVWVFLLLLMLGSGMAIPAQGRVNAALTREIGDPVLAATISFSVGTVVMILATLGTARGRRGLRRVAPAVREGRIRWWYFLAGCAGGYFVLTQTLTIGLIGVAVFTVAVVTGQTLGGLLWDRIGLGPAGRMRLNPFRIGGAVLTVLAVLWAVSPQLEAAGQGAAWLALVLLPLSAGFVQAGQQAINGRHSAAYGGPAPGTLFNFLAGTVFLLLIWAGKALVSGVDPALSSVWWHYLGGPLGIIFIALGALLVTRVGVLIAAMGMIAGQLLGSLLLDVLLPTPGSLVTLATVLGTGLTLVAVILASLPDILRGRPSAR, from the coding sequence ATGAGTTCTGCCGAGCCCGCAGCGGCCCCTCGATCCCCCCTGGTCTGGGTGTTCCTGCTGCTGCTGATGCTCGGCTCCGGCATGGCGATCCCCGCCCAGGGACGGGTCAATGCCGCACTGACCCGCGAGATCGGGGATCCGGTGCTGGCGGCCACCATCAGCTTCTCCGTGGGCACCGTCGTCATGATCCTGGCGACCCTCGGCACGGCGCGCGGGCGCCGGGGACTGCGACGGGTCGCCCCGGCGGTCCGCGAAGGTCGGATCCGCTGGTGGTACTTCCTCGCCGGATGCGCGGGCGGGTACTTCGTGCTGACCCAGACGCTGACCATCGGACTCATCGGGGTGGCGGTGTTCACCGTGGCGGTGGTCACCGGTCAGACCCTCGGCGGGCTGCTCTGGGACCGCATCGGGCTGGGTCCTGCCGGGAGGATGCGACTGAACCCGTTCCGGATCGGCGGTGCGGTGCTGACCGTGCTCGCGGTCCTCTGGGCGGTCTCCCCGCAGCTCGAAGCGGCAGGACAGGGCGCCGCCTGGCTCGCTCTGGTGCTGCTGCCGCTCTCTGCAGGCTTCGTGCAGGCCGGCCAGCAGGCGATCAACGGCCGGCACTCCGCCGCCTATGGGGGACCGGCACCGGGCACGCTGTTCAACTTCCTCGCCGGCACGGTCTTCCTGCTCCTCATCTGGGCGGGAAAGGCACTGGTCAGCGGCGTGGACCCCGCACTGTCCTCGGTCTGGTGGCACTACCTGGGCGGACCGCTGGGCATCATCTTCATCGCGCTGGGCGCCCTGCTGGTCACTCGGGTCGGCGTGCTCATCGCGGCGATGGGCATGATCGCCGGCCAGCTGCTGGGCTCGCTGCTGCTCGATGTGCTGCTTCCGACTCCCGGGTCTCTGGTCACCCTCGCGACCGTGCTGGGCACCGGACTGACCCTGGTCGCGGTGATCCTGGCCTCGCTGCCGGACATCCTGCGCGGGCGTCCGTCAGCGCGATAA
- a CDS encoding RNA-binding S4 domain-containing protein has protein sequence MSDVTEVPIRDESIRLGQLLKLAGVVENGALAREVIDASGVRVDGEVETRRGRQVRRGALVEFDGEAFGLPGAKLMPVEDRED, from the coding sequence ATGAGTGATGTGACTGAGGTGCCGATCCGTGATGAATCCATCCGTCTGGGCCAGCTGCTCAAGCTGGCCGGAGTCGTCGAGAACGGGGCGCTCGCCCGGGAGGTGATCGATGCCTCCGGCGTGCGCGTGGACGGCGAGGTGGAGACCCGACGAGGCCGTCAGGTCAGGCGCGGAGCCCTGGTGGAGTTCGACGGCGAGGCCTTCGGCCTTCCCGGCGCAAAGCTCATGCCCGTGGAGGACCGCGAGGACTGA
- a CDS encoding glycosyltransferase, with product MRLRICIIASSQFPIREPFAGGLEAFTHTVARRLITRGHSVTLFAAGGSDPDLGAQMLIPERLEFTEAARSDVGAMPVDWMQQHHAYLGLMLHLAGSDEFDVIHNNSLHHLPLALSSMVPAPVLTTLHTPPTPWLESAMNYASPSSVFMAVSSATAQAWQETVSAGVIANGVDTEVWKVGPGGPGCVWTGRLVAEKAPHLAIDAARAAGRSITLAGPIMDRAYFDAQVAPRLGDDAVYAGHLHHAELVELVGSAEVAVVSSQWDEPYGLVAAEAMSCGTPVAAFARGGLVEIVTEETGALAADGSVASLAAAITRAATCERRVVRERAEQHLSLDRMVTEYENVYAQMAEEISPRQAAPVR from the coding sequence GTGCGGTTGCGCATCTGCATCATCGCCTCGAGCCAGTTCCCGATCCGGGAGCCCTTCGCCGGTGGACTCGAAGCCTTCACCCACACCGTGGCACGCAGGCTCATCACCCGCGGCCATTCGGTGACCCTGTTCGCCGCCGGCGGCAGCGACCCCGACCTGGGTGCACAGATGCTGATTCCCGAACGCCTGGAGTTCACCGAGGCGGCCCGCTCCGATGTCGGCGCCATGCCGGTGGACTGGATGCAGCAGCACCACGCCTATCTGGGTCTGATGCTGCACCTGGCAGGCTCCGACGAGTTCGACGTGATCCACAACAACTCCCTGCATCACCTTCCGCTGGCGCTGTCCTCCATGGTGCCCGCCCCGGTGCTCACCACGCTGCACACCCCGCCCACCCCGTGGCTGGAGTCCGCGATGAACTACGCCTCCCCCTCCTCGGTCTTCATGGCGGTGAGCTCGGCCACCGCGCAGGCCTGGCAGGAGACGGTGAGCGCGGGCGTGATCGCCAACGGCGTGGACACCGAGGTCTGGAAGGTCGGACCCGGGGGGCCCGGATGCGTCTGGACCGGACGGCTGGTCGCGGAGAAGGCTCCTCATCTCGCCATCGACGCAGCCCGAGCGGCTGGGCGCAGCATCACCCTCGCAGGGCCGATCATGGACCGCGCATACTTCGACGCGCAGGTCGCGCCCCGACTCGGCGACGACGCCGTCTACGCGGGTCATCTGCACCATGCTGAGCTGGTCGAGCTGGTCGGCTCCGCGGAGGTGGCGGTCGTGAGCTCCCAGTGGGACGAGCCCTATGGCCTCGTGGCCGCAGAAGCCATGTCCTGCGGAACTCCCGTCGCGGCCTTTGCCCGCGGAGGCCTCGTGGAGATCGTCACCGAGGAGACCGGCGCGCTCGCCGCAGACGGCTCGGTGGCGAGTCTCGCGGCGGCGATCACCCGCGCCGCGACCTGCGAGCGGCGAGTCGTGCGCGAACGCGCGGAGCAGCACCTCTCCCTGGACCGGATGGTCACCGAATACGAGAACGTCTACGCCCAGATGGCGGAGGAGATCTCCCCACGGCAGGCCGCCCCGGTTCGATGA
- a CDS encoding glycosyl transferase: MIGWYIHHQGRGHLHRATAVARAAAEAGLEITGLSSLPEPTDWPGADWVQLERDDTATRPEPRDATASGALHWVPRHHPGLLRRSAQVSAWLDAARPALVVADVSVEMALLVRLHGVPVVTVALPGDRTDRAHQLGYAVSERVVGMWPAEAANMLHGAEAVHALGGLSRFAPQSSPADASSLPHAASRLHASPLNLLPLDVLALNIVVLSGGGGGSVGSSSIARLRRMLPSAEIVILGGDGSWEHDPWPQLVRADLVVTAAGQNSIAEVAASRTPALVTALDRPHQEQQRMLAALERGPWPAVRMPDPDDDTGWTEALTQVLRRDGQDWSSWCDGGAAVRFADLLQDLVAQEAPHQPGMEVNR, translated from the coding sequence ATGATCGGCTGGTACATCCACCACCAGGGACGAGGCCACCTTCACCGGGCCACAGCGGTGGCCCGAGCCGCCGCGGAGGCCGGCCTGGAGATCACCGGACTCTCCTCTCTGCCGGAACCGACGGACTGGCCCGGAGCGGACTGGGTCCAGCTGGAGCGGGATGACACGGCGACGCGGCCGGAGCCCCGCGACGCCACCGCCTCGGGTGCCCTGCACTGGGTGCCCCGGCACCACCCCGGTCTGCTCCGGCGCAGCGCGCAGGTCTCCGCCTGGCTGGACGCCGCGCGCCCGGCACTGGTCGTGGCTGACGTGTCCGTGGAGATGGCCCTCCTCGTCCGGCTTCACGGGGTCCCCGTGGTGACCGTGGCCCTGCCCGGGGATCGCACGGATCGGGCTCATCAGCTCGGCTATGCCGTCTCTGAGCGAGTGGTGGGGATGTGGCCCGCCGAGGCCGCGAACATGCTCCACGGCGCCGAAGCCGTCCATGCGCTCGGCGGACTCTCAAGGTTCGCGCCCCAGTCCTCCCCCGCCGACGCCAGCTCACTACCGCACGCCGCTTCACGCCTGCACGCCTCACCGCTGAACCTCCTGCCGCTGGACGTCCTGGCGCTGAACATCGTGGTGCTCAGCGGTGGGGGCGGGGGCTCCGTGGGCTCATCCAGCATCGCGCGGCTGCGCCGGATGCTCCCCTCGGCCGAGATCGTCATCCTTGGCGGAGACGGTTCCTGGGAACACGATCCGTGGCCGCAGCTGGTGCGTGCCGACCTGGTGGTCACCGCCGCCGGGCAGAACTCCATCGCAGAGGTCGCGGCCAGTCGCACGCCGGCTCTGGTCACCGCACTTGACCGACCGCACCAGGAGCAGCAGCGCATGCTCGCTGCGCTGGAGCGCGGCCCCTGGCCGGCGGTCCGCATGCCCGATCCCGACGACGACACCGGCTGGACAGAGGCGCTGACCCAGGTGCTGCGGCGAGACGGACAGGACTGGTCCAGCTGGTGCGACGGCGGCGCCGCCGTCCGCTTCGCCGATCTCCTGCAGGACCTGGTCGCCCAGGAGGCTCCCCACCAACCCGGCATGGAGGTGAACCGATGA